GATGTGTTAAGAACTgctaaacaaaataaaacttCTGAATATTATGGTTCTGGCTTAATGTTGTATGGTAAAGGTGATGGTGGTGGTGGTCCAACAAGGGAAATGTTAGAAAAGATGAGACGTATTAGATCTATGAGTAATCGGAACGGTAACGTTGTGCCAAAACTAGAAGTTGGTAAAActattgaagaattttatGACGATATTTTAGCTAGAACTGACAATGGTAAAGATCTGCCAACTTGGAGTGgtgaattatattttgaattccACAGAGGTACATACACTAGTCAAGCCAATACTAAACGTTTAATGAGGTTTtctgaaattaaaatccATGATCTTGAGTGGATTGCAACCAAAACATCTATGCTATTTCCTGATCAATACATATATCCtgcaaaagaaattaacGATTTATgggaaaatattttattgtgtCAGTTTCATGATGTTTTACCAGGTTCTTGTATTGAAATTGTCTACAAACATGAAGCTCTTCCAATGTTGCAAGCCGTCATAGAAAAATGTGCTGATTTGATTATTGAAGCACTAAAggtattaaaaaataacagTAAATCGCAAAATATTAAACCTATTAAGACATTAGTTTGGTCAGATAGTGACTCCGCTTTTGTTTCCTCTGTTGAAGAATCGGCTGTCAAAGTCACTGAAGCTTCCGAATATATTACTTTAAGTAAcgaaaaattaaaggtAATGATTTCTAAACAGTCAGGATCCATTACTAGtattattgatttagaTACTGAGGTTGAATATTTggatttgaaaaatggcAGGAATAAACACGGTGCCAATcaatttgttatttttgaCGATAAGCCGTTATCATGGCAGGCATGGGATACAGAGTTATACTCGGTTAATCAATATACCTACTTGAATAAAGCAGAAACCGTTGTTATTTCTGAAAATTCGAAAGATAAAGCTAGTGTTAAAGTCATAATTCCGGTTGAGGAAGGCTGTAAAATCATCACTACTATATCTTTATCCGCCACTTTAAACTCCAATAAAGACGATTCATTCATTGACATTCACACCCATGTTGATAACTGGAACGCTAGAAATAAGTTCTTAAAAGTCGAATTTCCAGTTAAGGTTCGCAGTGATTTTGCTTCTTATGAAACTCAATTTGGTATCACAAGAAGACCAACCCATTATAATACATCTTGGGATGTCGCTAAATTCGAAGTCTGCTCTCATAAGTTTGCTGATTATTCTGAATACAATAAGGGTGTTTCTATTTTCAATGACTCTAAGTTTGGTTTTTCAACACATGGTAACTTAATGagattatcaatattacGTTCCCCTAAAGCACCAGATGCGCATGCTGATATGGGTTCGCATGATATTAGGTACGCTATTTATCCGCATGCTGGTGCTTTAAGTAGCACGACAGTTAGACTAGCCCACgaattcaattatatcCATAGGTATGAAGTTCCAGCCACAATCTACGACTCTTTTGATCAAGTCATAAAAATAACTGGTGACAGTAATGTAGTTTTGTCTAATATCAAGAGAGGTGAAGACGATGTGGATATTAACTCGAACTATGCTATTGGTCAACACGAAAAAAGAAGTATGATTGTTAGGGTTTATGAATCTCTAGGAGGTGATTCCTCAGTTGTTTTAAAGACTTCGTTACCTATTAAAAAGGTTGTTAAAGTTGATAACTTGGAAAACGAAATAGAAGTAGTTACCTTTACTTCAAACTCTAAGACTTCTACCGCCGAAATaccaattaatttaaatgcCTTTGAAGTTGCATCATATAAGTTATGTGTATAACGAATTTCTatgttctttttttatcttttaagTTTCCTGAGACTAACTGTCTGATTTGGATcgatattttatattttactaTTTAATTATGTTCTAACACTTATCAATAAATGAAACAACTGTTTCCTTATTGTTTACAATATGGCATTTTCTTGGGGCAGAAAGCTTATGAGATACGCTATATATGAAATTTGATCATAGAAAATCTAATATCATCGCAATAATTACAATCATTGTATATTTAAGATGAGCATAAAAGTATTTTAAGTATAATTGACATTTTACGTATTGTGTTCATAGTCGTACTAGGTATTTTATGAGTGTGTATATTTATGTGAAGAAGAGAGTTTAGGATCATATGCGTGACAATGGTCGAAACTAAGAAACatgttaaatttttacaAAGGCACCTTCTGTTGTTACCTCCAAAAGCTCAATCGCAGGACCCTAATAAGCTGGGAATAGTATATTATGCAATTGCTGGTTTAGCGTTACTAGATGAGAGTGCTTTATCTGCATAcactaaaaataaagacTGGATTTATAAACATTATAAAGAATTTGATCCTCCATCGAATTCCAAAAGAATAGCAGGTTTTATTGGCAGTCAACTTTTGTCACTTGATGGACAAGTAACCATTAATCTATCAAACACGTTATTTGCGCTAATTATCTTAAATATCATTGATGATTGTGATGGTAGAagcaaaaatataaattatgaACATATTCGGAATTTTGTCTCTCAATGTCAAGTACCCAATGGTCAATTTGTGTCTTCTCTTGATTCCTTCACTGGTTTACCATCTAGAGTTGATTCAACAGACTTGAGGTACTGTTATATTGCAGTTGCTATATTGTATTTCACTGGTTGTAGAACTAGAGCAAACTTTGATAAGCATATTCATGTCGAATCACTGCTCGCTTTTGTAAAATCTCAAGAATGCATGAACGGTGGGTATGGAGAGTATTTAGAAGCCCATGCAGGGTACACTTCGTGTGctttatctttattgaaACTGCTTGGTTGTGAAGCAGAACTTACAGAATCATTCAGATGGCATACAATTACATGGCTACTGGACAGACAAGTTTCTAATACGGGATGCATGTCTTTACAAGAAGACAATCAGAACTATGAACAGGATGACCACGGTGGATTCCAAGGAAGAGAGAATAAATTTGCGGATACATGTTACGTATTCTGGTGTTTAAATTCGCTTAAGATTCTATCACCAGATAATTGGAAATCTCTTTGTGAAATCAATATAgcaaaagaatttttaatgGATAAAACACAAGATAAATTACTGGGAGGCTTTAGTAAAACTGACGTTGATGATCCAGATATCTACCATACCTACTTGGGGTTAGCATCGTTGGGTCTATTAGATGGTTCATTGAACGGAGAACTGTGCATCCCAACAAAATATCAACCTCGATAGTTCTCTTGATTTTAACAAAGGTGAGGCAGAACATAAAATCTTCAATATGACTTCAAATGACAGAAGTATTAGTTCAATCATACCTGCTCAAGTGCTCTTGTCGTCAAAGTTGAAGCTAGAGGAGATAGGCTAATAAACAGAATGTCTTATTATGTGGCGCTACCACTCCTCGCATTGGACTGATACCAACGGTCCTGAAATTGGAAATGATATTTAAAGGATCAACTGttattaaatgaacaaTTTATATAGGAATGTAAATATAGAAAGTAAACATAATATTGAGCTTGAATTAAACAATAGTTTAAGTAGACCATAGAACTAGCATACTACTTTTACATTGGtgattttttcaaagaaatGGTTGAATCAAGTGAGGTACACAGAGATGAGCTGTTGCAATCGTCCGTGAGCTTTTTGAAGGACCCTTCGATAATAAATGCTCCTCTGTCGAAGAAgattgaatttttgaaatcaaaagGTTTAGATGATAAGGAGTTAGAGTTAGTACTCGAATTGGCCAAAAAAAAGGACGAGCCTTCTATTTCGTCCTTTTCTGCTAACAACAGACAGAATAATCGTGATTTGAGCTACCAAAATGACATGTATGATATATTACCTCCACCGCTTCCAACAAGGGACTGGAGAGACTATTTCATTATGACAACTGCAAGTGCTGGAATTATTTACGGTGTATATGAG
The window above is part of the Tetrapisispora phaffii CBS 4417 chromosome 7, complete genome genome. Proteins encoded here:
- the CDC43 gene encoding protein geranylgeranyltransferase type I subunit CDC43 (similar to Saccharomyces cerevisiae CDC43 (YGL155W); ancestral locus Anc_2.312), whose product is MVETKKHVKFLQRHLLLLPPKAQSQDPNKLGIVYYAIAGLALLDESALSAYTKNKDWIYKHYKEFDPPSNSKRIAGFIGSQLLSLDGQVTINLSNTLFALIILNIIDDCDGRSKNINYEHIRNFVSQCQVPNGQFVSSLDSFTGLPSRVDSTDLRYCYIAVAILYFTGCRTRANFDKHIHVESLLAFVKSQECMNGGYGEYLEAHAGYTSCALSLLKLLGCEAELTESFRWHTITWLLDRQVSNTGCMSLQEDNQNYEQDDHGGFQGRENKFADTCYVFWCLNSLKILSPDNWKSLCEINIAKEFLMDKTQDKLLGGFSKTDVDDPDIYHTYLGLASLGLLDGSLNGELCIPTKYQPR
- the AMS1 gene encoding alpha-mannosidase (similar to Saccharomyces cerevisiae AMS1 (YGL156W); ancestral locus Anc_2.311) is translated as MSYERVNYDPTFKPVQGIYENRLRQFINNGGDYKDLNLPKFYDYKRISLDRNHVKVYWYQVPFEKNSSPVSPDKRPPWSEVIGNDKAGKIYWQEASINQPFGPSWSTTWFKVELHIPKDWMLNENDQLVFDWDCSNEGVVIDPNTLNPKTAFSGGDRTEYLLPKADDGKYFFYVETGNNGMFGCGEGSDINPPNDNRYFHLKKADIVLPDWEARALYIDFWMVSDAARELPGDSWQKHQARTICNKVMDIFDPKDRSSVKRCRNLLKNEYFDKYVDSADVYRHGNEDILTDVYGMGNCHIDTAWLWPFAETRRKIVRSWSSQCTLMEEYPEYQFVASQAQQFKWLLEDHPRFFKECLIPKFQQNQFFPIGGSWVENDTNMPGSEALARQFFFGQRFFLKHFGSKSTVFWLPDTFGYSSQVPQLCQLSGIDKFLTQKLSWNNINSFPHSTFNWAGLDGTQLLTHMPPGNTYTADSHFGDVLRTAKQNKTSEYYGSGLMLYGKGDGGGGPTREMLEKMRRIRSMSNRNGNVVPKLEVGKTIEEFYDDILARTDNGKDLPTWSGELYFEFHRGTYTSQANTKRLMRFSEIKIHDLEWIATKTSMLFPDQYIYPAKEINDLWENILLCQFHDVLPGSCIEIVYKHEALPMLQAVIEKCADLIIEALKVLKNNSKSQNIKPIKTLVWSDSDSAFVSSVEESAVKVTEASEYITLSNEKLKVMISKQSGSITSIIDLDTEVEYLDLKNGRNKHGANQFVIFDDKPLSWQAWDTELYSVNQYTYLNKAETVVISENSKDKASVKVIIPVEEGCKIITTISLSATLNSNKDDSFIDIHTHVDNWNARNKFLKVEFPVKVRSDFASYETQFGITRRPTHYNTSWDVAKFEVCSHKFADYSEYNKGVSIFNDSKFGFSTHGNLMRLSILRSPKAPDAHADMGSHDIRYAIYPHAGALSSTTVRLAHEFNYIHRYEVPATIYDSFDQVIKITGDSNVVLSNIKRGEDDVDINSNYAIGQHEKRSMIVRVYESLGGDSSVVLKTSLPIKKVVKVDNLENEIEVVTFTSNSKTSTAEIPINLNAFEVASYKLCV